One region of Aeromicrobium sp. Sec7.5 genomic DNA includes:
- a CDS encoding ABC-F family ATP-binding cassette domain-containing protein, translating to MNPLIVGEGVVIDVPAKRVLDGVTVGIGEGDKIGVVGRNGDGKSTLMGALARKRELDAGRITWRRDLRVGFLDQADSLADEATVGAVVVGDRPDHEWAGDPRIRDIVEGLLGDVAWDAPIGSLSGGQRRRTALAALLAGEWDVLFLDEPTNHLDVEGIDWLARHLNGWAVRDRALVVVTHDRWFLDAVCTTTWEVFDGAVEAFEGGYAAYVLQRVERDRQAAVIEGRRQNLMRKELAWLRRGAPARTSKPKFRIDAATELISNEPPPRDTVELKKMATSRLGRDVVDILDVSVSYGDKQVLDHVEWRIGPGERAGILGRNGAGKSTLLGLVTGEVTPTGGRVKRGKTVKIATLTQSLQELDAVANDRVTDVISRQRTSVLAGGKEQTPTQLLEQLGFRTGQLSTPVKDLSGGQRRRLQLLLVLLEEPNVLILDEPTNDLDTDMLAAVEDLLDTWPGTLLVVSHDRYLLERVTDHQFAVVGGHLRHLPGGVDQYLQLAGGSGAGKTESSTRPDTAGATAGGAAPARDAQQDRELRKELTRVERWIQQSDKRTKELEGLMAEHASDGLRLTELATEHAENAARLTELEDRWLEITDTLG from the coding sequence GTGAACCCGCTCATCGTCGGTGAGGGCGTCGTCATCGACGTCCCCGCGAAGCGTGTCCTCGACGGCGTGACGGTCGGCATCGGCGAGGGCGACAAGATCGGCGTGGTCGGACGCAACGGCGACGGGAAGTCGACGCTGATGGGCGCTCTCGCCCGCAAGCGCGAGCTCGACGCGGGACGCATCACGTGGCGCCGCGACCTGCGGGTCGGGTTCCTCGACCAGGCCGACTCCCTGGCCGACGAGGCCACGGTCGGTGCCGTCGTCGTCGGTGACCGTCCCGACCACGAGTGGGCCGGCGACCCGCGCATCCGCGACATCGTCGAGGGACTGCTCGGCGACGTCGCCTGGGACGCCCCGATCGGCTCGCTCAGCGGCGGCCAGCGCCGGCGCACCGCGCTCGCGGCCCTGCTCGCGGGGGAGTGGGACGTGCTGTTCCTCGACGAGCCCACCAACCACCTCGACGTCGAGGGCATCGACTGGCTCGCGCGGCACCTCAACGGCTGGGCCGTGCGCGACCGGGCGCTCGTCGTGGTGACCCACGACCGGTGGTTCCTGGACGCGGTCTGCACCACCACCTGGGAGGTTTTCGACGGTGCCGTCGAGGCCTTCGAGGGCGGGTACGCCGCCTATGTGCTGCAGCGCGTGGAGCGCGACCGGCAGGCTGCGGTCATCGAGGGTCGTCGTCAGAACCTCATGCGCAAGGAGCTGGCCTGGCTGCGCCGCGGCGCGCCGGCCCGGACCTCGAAGCCGAAGTTCCGCATCGACGCCGCGACCGAGCTGATCTCGAACGAGCCGCCGCCCCGCGACACCGTCGAGCTCAAGAAGATGGCGACGTCACGCCTGGGCCGGGACGTCGTCGACATCCTCGACGTCTCGGTCTCCTACGGCGACAAGCAGGTGCTCGACCACGTCGAGTGGCGGATCGGCCCGGGTGAGCGCGCCGGCATCCTGGGGCGCAACGGTGCCGGCAAGTCGACCCTGCTCGGGCTCGTGACGGGCGAGGTGACCCCGACCGGGGGTCGGGTCAAGCGGGGCAAGACCGTCAAGATCGCCACGCTGACGCAGTCGCTGCAGGAGCTCGATGCGGTGGCGAACGACCGGGTCACCGACGTCATCTCGCGCCAGCGAACCTCGGTGCTCGCCGGCGGCAAGGAGCAGACCCCGACGCAGCTGCTCGAGCAGCTCGGCTTCCGCACGGGCCAGCTCTCGACCCCGGTCAAGGACCTCTCCGGAGGCCAGCGCCGTCGCCTGCAGCTGCTGCTCGTGCTCCTGGAGGAGCCGAACGTGTTGATCCTGGACGAGCCCACCAACGACCTCGACACCGACATGCTCGCCGCGGTCGAGGACCTGCTCGACACGTGGCCCGGCACGCTGCTGGTGGTCTCGCACGACCGGTACTTGCTCGAACGCGTCACCGATCACCAGTTCGCGGTCGTCGGTGGCCACCTGCGGCACCTGCCGGGCGGCGTCGACCAGTACCTCCAGCTGGCCGGCGGTTCCGGCGCGGGCAAGACCGAGTCGTCGACCCGGCCCGACACCGCCGGCGCCACGGCGGGGGGCGCCGCCCCAGCCCGGGACGCGCAGCAGGACCGAGAGCTGCGCAAGGAGCTGACGCGGGTCGAGCGGTGGATCCAGCAGTCCGACAAGCGCACCAAGGAGCTCGAGGGGCTGATGGCCGAGCATGCCTCGGACGGCCTGCGGCTCACCGAGCTGGCGACCGAGCACGCCGAGAACGCAGCTCGACTGACCGAGCTCGAGGACCGCTGGCTCGAGATCACCGACACCCTCGGCTGA
- a CDS encoding LPXTG cell wall anchor domain-containing protein — protein sequence MKLSRSRALRGVSAALAVAAVSATSAAWAAPTPELRTPTTTWYDIDDERPYIEDAQASYLDLAGAGVDLTAGWTADAFDGALYDWEVETPTVVEDVTWSAGTQSTAGGRSTWTYTGTTATAGVELAATLDIEGSTARWTITPTVPAPADTTISAFANFGSDGSETVVEVTPTTAIVSSDDNDVDPVIGLAISGTDALIDSVDGDGGAFVEFSADGAATVVVALQDYAPCAEATAISEMTALVPTLIANFGVTIEGALECATVVAPAALTQGTATSQTLAVAIDPAVDVATTDNDGNIVLLSGDGDYLAFPSAVGSAFAGLPAGVTATFDPTTATLSLSGTPTQSGTFEATLVLYRTDLEDYQGDEPVDGAPLTAGFTLTVAAAPAGPGTGGPGTGDTGTGTGGAGAGLGSGTGTGASRSLPDTGAGGLTAGLIGLAMLAAGGTAVIAGRRTRRA from the coding sequence ATGAAGCTCTCTCGCTCCCGCGCCCTGCGCGGCGTCAGCGCAGCCCTCGCGGTCGCGGCCGTCTCGGCCACCTCCGCGGCCTGGGCCGCGCCCACGCCCGAGCTCCGCACGCCCACCACGACCTGGTACGACATCGACGACGAGCGGCCTTACATCGAGGACGCGCAGGCGAGCTACCTCGACCTGGCTGGCGCCGGCGTGGACCTGACCGCCGGCTGGACGGCGGACGCCTTCGACGGGGCGCTCTACGACTGGGAGGTGGAGACCCCCACCGTGGTCGAGGACGTCACGTGGAGCGCCGGCACCCAGAGCACCGCGGGCGGGCGCTCCACCTGGACCTACACCGGCACCACGGCCACCGCCGGCGTCGAGCTGGCGGCCACGCTGGACATCGAGGGAAGCACGGCGCGCTGGACGATCACCCCCACGGTCCCGGCGCCGGCTGACACCACGATCTCGGCGTTCGCGAACTTCGGGTCCGACGGCTCCGAGACGGTCGTCGAGGTGACGCCGACCACGGCCATCGTCAGCTCCGACGACAACGACGTCGACCCGGTCATCGGGCTCGCGATCTCGGGTACGGACGCCCTCATCGACTCGGTCGACGGCGACGGCGGGGCTTTCGTCGAGTTCTCGGCGGACGGCGCCGCGACGGTCGTGGTCGCCCTGCAGGACTATGCGCCGTGCGCGGAGGCCACCGCCATCAGTGAGATGACCGCGCTCGTGCCCACGCTGATCGCGAACTTCGGTGTGACGATCGAGGGTGCGCTGGAGTGCGCCACGGTTGTCGCTCCCGCCGCTCTGACGCAAGGCACGGCGACGAGCCAGACCCTGGCGGTCGCGATCGATCCTGCCGTCGACGTGGCGACCACGGACAACGACGGCAACATCGTCCTGCTCAGCGGGGACGGCGACTACCTCGCGTTCCCCTCGGCGGTCGGCTCGGCCTTCGCTGGACTCCCCGCCGGCGTGACCGCCACGTTCGACCCGACGACCGCGACGTTGTCATTGTCGGGCACGCCGACCCAGTCGGGCACCTTTGAGGCGACGCTAGTGCTCTACCGCACGGACCTGGAGGACTACCAGGGTGACGAGCCGGTCGACGGTGCGCCGCTGACCGCTGGGTTCACGCTCACCGTCGCAGCGGCACCTGCCGGCCCCGGTACGGGCGGTCCCGGCACCGGTGACACCGGAACCGGCACCGGCGGTGCGGGTGCGGGGCTGGGCAGTGGGACCGGCACGGGCGCGAGTCGCTCGCTGCCCGACACCGGAGCGGGTGGCCTCACGGCCGGTCTGATCGGTCTCGCGATGCTCGCGGCAGGCGGGACCGCGGTGATCGCAGGACGTCGGACCCGCCGGGCCTGA
- a CDS encoding MarR family winged helix-turn-helix transcriptional regulator, which produces MATPPGDADEVDAIVGAWHRERPDVDVAPMQVLSRVSRLARHVDRVRKESFSAHGLESWEFDVLAALRRSGEPYVLSPGRLVAETLVTSGTMTNRVDRLATRGLVERQPDPSDRRGVLVRLTTAGREQVDGALAELMRSEAGILADLDQAEADALAATLRTLVRSFRVS; this is translated from the coding sequence ATGGCCACACCCCCCGGCGACGCCGACGAGGTCGACGCGATCGTCGGGGCCTGGCACCGCGAACGCCCCGACGTCGACGTCGCACCGATGCAGGTGCTCAGTCGCGTCTCCCGCCTGGCCCGCCACGTCGACCGCGTCCGCAAGGAGTCGTTCTCGGCCCACGGCCTGGAGTCCTGGGAGTTCGACGTGCTGGCGGCCCTGCGCCGCTCGGGCGAGCCCTACGTGCTCTCCCCGGGTCGACTCGTGGCCGAGACGCTCGTGACGAGCGGCACCATGACCAACCGCGTCGACCGGTTGGCCACCCGCGGTCTCGTGGAGCGCCAGCCCGACCCCAGTGACCGCCGCGGTGTGCTCGTGCGACTGACGACCGCCGGGCGCGAGCAGGTCGACGGAGCCCTGGCCGAGCTCATGCGCAGCGAGGCGGGCATCCTGGCCGACCTGGACCAGGCCGAAGCCGACGCACTCGCCGCGACCTTGCGCACCTTGGTGCGATCCTTCCGGGTGTCCTGA
- a CDS encoding amidase family protein — MSLDAVVAAGAAHQSALLASGEVSSRELTEATLAAIDRENPRINAVVEVLRDEALTAADEADRRRAAGDAGPLTGVPIALKNDLDVAGHVTTLGSRAVTRAATSDGELVTVLRRVGAVPVATTTLPELMIVGFTQPAITGVTRNPIDPGRTSGGSSGGSAALVAAGAVGIATASDGAGSIRIPAASCGLVGFKPTNGTVPGSGGWCGLSTQGCVTPTVADTALYLDQIGTFGGSLVEAAALAAPGFLRIGLTRSAAAATRPEQLDPEVDAALERTAGLLRAAGHTVVEVDVSYGLAAKSATLRYLGGVAGSVDRLDDPSLLEPRTRGIVRLGSPVGRRAIDWAGRAGERFATEVHRDLGVDVILSPVMSSTALPVGRWDELGALRLILAMNAFYPYTVQWNHAGVPAVSVPAGLAADGLPLAVQLIGQRHDDVRLMALTAQLEGLSRGGLA, encoded by the coding sequence ATGTCTCTCGATGCCGTCGTCGCCGCCGGTGCGGCCCACCAGTCCGCGCTCCTCGCGTCCGGCGAGGTGAGCTCGCGCGAGCTCACCGAGGCCACGCTCGCCGCGATCGACCGAGAGAACCCCCGGATCAACGCCGTCGTCGAGGTGCTGCGCGACGAGGCGCTCACCGCCGCGGACGAGGCCGACCGCCGCCGGGCTGCGGGCGACGCGGGGCCGCTCACGGGCGTCCCGATCGCCCTCAAGAACGATCTCGACGTCGCGGGGCACGTCACGACGCTCGGGAGCCGGGCCGTCACGCGGGCGGCCACCTCCGACGGTGAGCTCGTGACGGTCCTTCGTCGTGTCGGTGCGGTCCCGGTGGCGACCACGACCTTGCCGGAGCTCATGATCGTCGGGTTCACCCAGCCCGCGATCACGGGTGTGACCCGCAATCCGATCGATCCCGGGCGTACGAGCGGCGGGTCCTCGGGCGGCTCCGCGGCACTCGTCGCCGCCGGCGCCGTCGGCATCGCGACGGCGTCCGACGGGGCCGGCTCCATCCGCATCCCGGCCGCCTCGTGCGGGCTCGTCGGGTTCAAGCCCACCAACGGCACGGTGCCGGGCTCAGGCGGGTGGTGCGGACTCTCGACGCAGGGCTGCGTCACCCCGACGGTCGCCGACACCGCGCTCTACCTCGATCAGATCGGCACGTTCGGCGGTTCGCTCGTGGAGGCTGCTGCGCTTGCCGCTCCCGGGTTCCTGCGGATCGGACTGACCCGCAGCGCCGCAGCCGCGACGCGGCCCGAGCAGCTCGACCCGGAGGTCGACGCCGCGCTGGAGCGGACGGCCGGCCTGCTGCGCGCCGCTGGCCACACCGTGGTCGAGGTCGACGTGTCGTACGGGTTGGCCGCGAAATCCGCCACCCTGCGCTACCTCGGCGGTGTCGCGGGGTCGGTCGACAGGCTCGACGACCCCTCGCTGCTGGAGCCGCGCACGCGGGGGATCGTCCGACTGGGATCGCCCGTGGGGAGACGGGCCATCGACTGGGCCGGACGCGCGGGTGAGCGCTTCGCGACCGAGGTGCACCGCGACCTCGGCGTCGACGTCATCCTGTCGCCGGTGATGTCGTCGACGGCGCTGCCCGTGGGTCGGTGGGACGAGCTCGGCGCCCTGCGCCTGATCCTGGCGATGAACGCGTTCTACCCCTACACGGTGCAGTGGAACCACGCCGGCGTCCCCGCCGTCTCCGTCCCGGCCGGGCTGGCCGCGGACGGGCTCCCGCTCGCGGTCCAGCTCATCGGGCAGCGTCACGACGACGTCCGTCTGATGGCTCTCACCGCCCAGCTCGAGGGCCTGTCCCGAGGTGGCCTCGCGTGA
- a CDS encoding methyltransferase domain-containing protein, with protein MTRWDPQTYLKHADERGRPFVELLARVPVTAPARVLDLGCGAGNLSAVIRDRWPGAEVLGVDSSAEMIAHAREVDPDGQYEVADVATWTPDGPYDVIVSNAMFQWVPDAFAVIARLLASVQDGGALAVQVPDNQDAPSHALMREVAARPEFAEHTSDVRRYSRTDAASYLDLFAGLGWSADVWTTEYLHVLPGDDAVWGWVSGTGARPYVQSLPEELRQKFVEQYQAELRAAYPQRPWGTVLPFARTFAVATRPAR; from the coding sequence GTGACCCGGTGGGACCCGCAGACCTACCTGAAGCACGCCGACGAGCGAGGTCGACCCTTCGTGGAGCTGCTCGCCCGGGTGCCCGTGACCGCGCCGGCGCGGGTGCTGGACCTCGGCTGCGGCGCCGGCAACCTCTCGGCGGTCATCCGCGACCGTTGGCCCGGCGCCGAGGTGCTGGGCGTCGACTCGTCGGCCGAGATGATCGCCCACGCCCGTGAGGTCGACCCCGACGGGCAGTACGAGGTGGCGGACGTGGCCACGTGGACGCCGGACGGGCCGTACGACGTGATCGTCTCGAACGCGATGTTCCAGTGGGTCCCGGACGCCTTCGCCGTGATCGCGCGCCTCCTCGCGTCGGTGCAGGACGGCGGCGCGCTCGCGGTACAGGTGCCCGACAACCAGGACGCGCCGAGCCACGCGTTGATGCGCGAGGTCGCGGCGCGCCCTGAGTTCGCCGAGCACACGAGCGACGTCCGACGCTACTCCCGCACCGACGCGGCCTCCTACCTGGACCTCTTCGCCGGCCTCGGCTGGAGCGCCGACGTGTGGACGACCGAGTACCTGCACGTCCTGCCGGGCGACGACGCCGTCTGGGGCTGGGTCTCCGGCACGGGAGCCCGTCCGTACGTCCAGTCGCTTCCGGAGGAGCTGCGCCAGAAGTTCGTCGAGCAGTACCAGGCCGAGCTCCGCGCGGCGTACCCCCAGCGCCCCTGGGGCACGGTGCTCCCGTTCGCCCGCACGTTCGCGGTGGCGACGCGACCGGCGCGATAA
- a CDS encoding CPBP family intramembrane glutamic endopeptidase has protein sequence MSWVRRSVWDVVPRDQQDTPEGLRRRQVVVVATILIGGVLLGVSLRLEPGSVAFYVATLALAGVWATGAFVSGRLHAGRIASRPVPDTTVRPIVDPILLGLALALLFVVGGLVVREIPWLFDQVRSVTDFADQGALWLVVIVTAVNGIAEELFWRGAAYAAIPRNPVVWTTIAYVVATLGTGNVMLAFAAILLGVVVGLQRRASGGVLAPILTHCTWSISMLFVLPLLFA, from the coding sequence ATGAGCTGGGTCCGCAGGTCGGTGTGGGACGTCGTGCCCCGGGACCAGCAGGACACTCCCGAGGGTCTTCGCCGGCGACAGGTCGTCGTCGTCGCCACGATCCTCATCGGTGGCGTGCTGCTCGGTGTCTCGCTCCGGCTCGAGCCGGGCAGCGTCGCGTTCTACGTCGCGACCCTCGCGCTGGCGGGGGTCTGGGCCACCGGAGCCTTCGTGTCGGGGCGGCTGCACGCCGGCCGGATCGCCTCCCGCCCGGTGCCGGACACGACGGTGCGACCGATCGTCGACCCGATCCTGCTCGGCCTCGCGCTCGCGCTGCTGTTCGTCGTCGGCGGCCTCGTGGTCCGGGAGATCCCCTGGCTGTTCGACCAGGTGCGCTCCGTCACCGACTTCGCCGACCAGGGTGCGCTCTGGCTGGTCGTGATCGTGACGGCCGTCAACGGCATCGCCGAGGAGCTCTTCTGGCGAGGCGCCGCGTACGCCGCGATCCCGCGCAACCCGGTCGTGTGGACGACGATCGCCTACGTGGTGGCGACCCTGGGCACCGGCAACGTGATGCTGGCCTTCGCCGCCATCCTGCTCGGAGTCGTCGTGGGCCTGCAGCGTCGCGCCTCGGGGGGCGTCCTCGCGCCGATCCTCACGCACTGCACGTGGTCGATCTCGATGTTGTTCGTGCTGCCTCTGCTGTTCGCCTGA
- a CDS encoding NAD(P)H-binding protein, whose translation MTQPLTVLVTGATGFVGRRLVSELVERGHDVRAMTRRPEQYDGEGTAVGADVGDPASLAEALEGVDVAIYLVHSLDREDFERVDAEAASSFGTVAAEAGVQQIVYLGGLGADGDDLSSHLRSRREVEGLLGTGGVPVTVLRAAIVVGHGGISWELTRQLVKNLPAMVVPKWTATKTQPIAVDDVIRYLAGVIGNDAALGETFEIGGPEAMTYKDMLQIAGEQIQGRRTPMMTVPVLSPGLSSRWLALVTDVDATTGRNLIDSMGVEVVVTEQRILDVVPGEPLTYEEAVRRALAERKVALAEQSDDA comes from the coding sequence ATGACCCAGCCCCTCACCGTCCTGGTCACCGGGGCCACCGGCTTCGTCGGCCGCCGCCTGGTGTCCGAGCTCGTGGAGCGTGGTCACGACGTCCGCGCCATGACGCGTCGGCCCGAGCAGTACGACGGCGAGGGCACGGCCGTCGGCGCCGACGTCGGCGATCCCGCCTCGCTCGCCGAGGCGCTCGAGGGGGTCGACGTCGCGATCTACCTCGTCCACTCCCTGGACCGCGAGGACTTCGAGCGGGTCGACGCCGAAGCCGCCTCGTCGTTCGGCACCGTCGCCGCCGAGGCCGGCGTGCAGCAGATCGTCTACCTCGGTGGTCTCGGTGCCGACGGCGACGACCTCTCCTCACACCTGCGCTCGCGCCGCGAGGTCGAGGGTCTGCTGGGCACCGGCGGAGTCCCCGTCACGGTGCTGCGCGCGGCGATCGTCGTGGGTCACGGCGGCATCTCGTGGGAGCTCACGCGCCAGCTGGTCAAGAACCTGCCGGCCATGGTCGTGCCCAAGTGGACGGCCACCAAGACCCAGCCCATCGCGGTCGACGACGTGATCCGCTACCTCGCTGGTGTGATCGGGAACGACGCCGCCCTGGGAGAGACTTTCGAGATCGGTGGCCCTGAGGCCATGACCTACAAGGACATGCTCCAGATCGCCGGCGAGCAGATCCAGGGTCGCCGCACGCCGATGATGACCGTTCCGGTGTTGTCCCCCGGCCTGTCGTCGCGCTGGCTCGCCCTGGTGACCGACGTCGACGCCACCACGGGTCGCAACCTCATCGACTCGATGGGCGTCGAGGTCGTGGTGACCGAGCAGCGCATCCTCGACGTCGTCCCGGGTGAGCCGCTGACGTACGAGGAGGCCGTCCGCCGCGCGCTGGCCGAGCGCAAGGTCGCGCTCGCCGAGCAGTCCGACGACGCCTGA
- the glmU gene encoding bifunctional UDP-N-acetylglucosamine diphosphorylase/glucosamine-1-phosphate N-acetyltransferase GlmU has product MSSHESSSGPAVTAIVLAAGAGTRMRSELPKVLHEIAGRPLVGHALAAVAGLGAARTVAVIGHGREEVSAAITAIDPGVVQVVQTEQRGTGHAVKVALEALDAPPAGTVVVTYGDVPLLTGATLHDLVETHRGAGRAVTILSAELRDPTGYGRIVRDAEGRVQAIREHRDASDDELRIREINSGVLAVDAGFLLRAVASLRDDNTQGELYLTDIVAHAVREQLPVGAHVLEDVWQTEGVNDRVQLAQLGRVLNDRLVEHWMRQGVTVVDPATTWIDSAVELAPDVTLLPGTQLLGATDVATGATIGPDTTLRNVEVGTTASVVRTHGSDSVIGAGATVGPFAYLRPGTLLDAGGKIGTFVETKNAHIGPGAKVPHLSYVGDAEIGEGANIGAGTITANYDGVAKHRTTVGKHARTGSDNVFVAPVTIGDGAYTAAGTTVRDDVPAGALAIGEGRQRMIDGWVEAKRPGTSSAEASRRSRETRE; this is encoded by the coding sequence GTGTCTTCCCATGAATCCTCCTCAGGGCCCGCGGTGACAGCGATCGTGCTGGCCGCCGGTGCCGGGACCCGGATGCGGTCCGAGCTGCCCAAGGTGCTCCACGAGATCGCCGGCCGCCCCCTCGTGGGTCACGCGCTCGCCGCGGTTGCGGGCCTCGGCGCCGCGCGCACGGTCGCCGTGATCGGTCACGGCCGCGAGGAGGTCTCCGCGGCGATCACCGCGATCGACCCGGGCGTCGTCCAGGTCGTCCAGACCGAGCAACGGGGCACGGGCCACGCGGTCAAGGTGGCGCTCGAGGCGCTCGACGCCCCTCCGGCCGGCACCGTGGTGGTCACCTACGGCGACGTCCCTCTGCTCACGGGCGCCACGCTCCACGACCTCGTCGAGACCCACCGCGGGGCGGGACGGGCCGTCACGATCCTGAGTGCCGAGCTCCGCGACCCCACGGGCTACGGGCGCATCGTCCGTGACGCCGAGGGCCGGGTGCAGGCGATCCGTGAGCACCGCGACGCCTCGGACGACGAGCTCCGGATCCGCGAGATCAACAGCGGCGTGCTCGCCGTCGACGCCGGCTTCCTGCTGCGGGCCGTCGCGTCACTGCGCGACGACAACACGCAGGGCGAGCTGTACCTCACCGACATCGTCGCCCACGCGGTCCGCGAGCAGCTGCCCGTCGGCGCCCACGTGCTGGAGGACGTGTGGCAGACCGAGGGCGTCAACGACCGGGTCCAGCTGGCCCAGCTCGGCCGCGTCCTGAACGACCGTCTCGTCGAGCACTGGATGCGCCAGGGCGTCACCGTGGTCGATCCGGCGACGACCTGGATCGACTCGGCCGTCGAGCTCGCGCCCGACGTGACGCTGCTGCCCGGCACGCAGCTGCTGGGTGCCACCGACGTCGCGACCGGCGCCACGATCGGCCCCGACACGACGCTGCGCAACGTGGAGGTGGGGACCACCGCCTCGGTCGTGCGCACCCACGGGTCCGACTCCGTCATCGGCGCCGGCGCGACGGTCGGCCCCTTCGCCTATCTGCGGCCCGGCACGTTGCTCGACGCCGGCGGCAAGATCGGCACGTTCGTCGAGACCAAGAACGCGCACATCGGGCCCGGCGCCAAGGTCCCGCACCTCAGCTACGTCGGTGACGCCGAGATCGGCGAGGGTGCCAACATCGGCGCCGGCACGATCACGGCGAACTACGACGGGGTCGCGAAGCACCGCACGACCGTCGGCAAGCACGCGCGCACGGGGTCCGACAACGTGTTCGTCGCGCCCGTCACGATCGGTGACGGCGCGTACACCGCGGCCGGTACCACGGTCCGCGACGACGTCCCGGCGGGGGCGCTCGCGATCGGTGAAGGGCGACAGAGGATGATCGACGGGTGGGTCGAGGCGAAGCGACCCGGCACCTCGTCCGCCGAGGCATCACGTCGATCACGGGAGACCCGCGAGTGA
- a CDS encoding ribose-phosphate diphosphokinase: protein MEPPITSAQPSSSSQRTPTKNLMLFSGRTHPTLAREVAELLGVDLVPTTAYDFANGEIYIRFDESVRGCDAFVIQSHAAPINQAIMEQLIMIDALKRASAKRITVVLPFYGYARQDKKHLGREPISARLMADLFLAAGADRLMTVDLHTAQIQGFFDGPVDHLLAMPILTRYVREKYADRDFAVVSPDAGRIKVAEAWANSLGGAPLAFIHKTRDITRPNESKANRVVGEVAGRTCILVDDLIDTGGTIVQAADALLADGAAEVVILATHPVFSGPAVERLRDSAATEVIVTNTLPLLPEQMFDKLTVLSIAPLLAQAIAAVFEDGSVTSLFKD from the coding sequence ATCGAGCCCCCCATCACGTCCGCGCAGCCCAGCTCCTCGAGCCAGCGGACGCCGACCAAGAACCTCATGCTGTTCTCGGGGCGCACGCACCCGACGTTGGCACGCGAGGTCGCCGAGCTGCTCGGGGTCGACCTCGTGCCGACCACGGCCTACGACTTCGCCAACGGCGAGATCTACATCCGCTTCGACGAGTCGGTCCGAGGGTGTGACGCCTTCGTGATCCAGAGCCACGCGGCGCCGATCAACCAGGCGATCATGGAGCAGCTCATCATGATCGACGCGCTGAAGCGCGCGTCCGCCAAGCGCATCACGGTCGTGCTGCCGTTCTACGGGTACGCCCGACAGGACAAGAAGCACCTCGGTCGCGAGCCGATCTCGGCGCGCCTGATGGCCGATCTGTTCCTCGCCGCCGGCGCCGACCGCCTGATGACGGTCGACCTGCACACGGCCCAGATCCAGGGCTTCTTCGACGGCCCCGTCGACCACCTGCTGGCGATGCCGATCCTGACGCGCTACGTGCGCGAGAAGTACGCCGACCGCGACTTCGCCGTGGTCTCGCCCGACGCCGGTCGCATCAAGGTGGCCGAGGCGTGGGCGAACTCCCTCGGAGGCGCTCCGCTGGCCTTCATCCACAAGACCCGTGACATCACCCGGCCCAACGAGTCCAAGGCCAACCGCGTCGTCGGCGAGGTGGCCGGCCGCACCTGCATCCTGGTCGACGACCTGATCGACACCGGCGGCACGATCGTGCAGGCGGCCGATGCGCTGCTCGCCGACGGAGCGGCGGAGGTCGTGATCCTCGCGACGCACCCGGTGTTCTCCGGTCCTGCGGTCGAGCGGCTGCGTGACTCCGCCGCCACCGAGGTCATCGTCACCAACACGCTCCCGCTGCTGCCGGAGCAGATGTTCGACAAGCTCACGGTCCTGTCGATCGCGCCGCTGCTGGCCCAGGCGATCGCCGCGGTCTTCGAGGACGGCTCGGTCACGAGCCTGTTCAAGGACTGA